A genomic region of Mycolicibacterium poriferae contains the following coding sequences:
- the purS gene encoding phosphoribosylformylglycinamidine synthase subunit PurS has product MAKVVVHVMPKTEILDPQGQAIVGALGRLGFDGVSDVRQGKRFELEVDEGIDDEKLAEIAESLLANTVIEDWTVSRESGA; this is encoded by the coding sequence GTGGCAAAAGTGGTAGTGCACGTCATGCCGAAGACCGAAATCCTCGACCCCCAGGGGCAGGCCATCGTCGGCGCCCTGGGCCGGCTGGGTTTTGACGGTGTCTCCGACGTCCGGCAGGGGAAGCGATTCGAGCTCGAGGTCGACGAAGGCATCGACGACGAGAAGCTCGCCGAGATCGCCGAGTCTCTGCTGGCCAACACCGTCATCGAGGACTGGACGGTCAGCCGGGAGAGCGGCGCATGA
- the purQ gene encoding phosphoribosylformylglycinamidine synthase subunit PurQ, with the protein MTRVGVITFPGTLDDIDAARAVRLAGGEAVSLWHADPDLKGVDAVVVPGGFSYGDYLRCGAIARFAPVMGEVVAAAGRGMPVLGICNGFQVLCEAGLLPGALTRNSGLHFICRDVWLEVASNSTAWTTRYEQGADLLVPLKSGEGRYVAAQNVLDELEGEGRVVFRYRENLNGSMRDIAGISSANGRVVGLMPHPEHATEALTGPSDDGLGLFYSALDAVLAA; encoded by the coding sequence ATGACCCGCGTCGGCGTCATCACGTTCCCCGGCACCCTCGACGACATCGACGCCGCCCGCGCGGTGCGGCTCGCCGGCGGAGAGGCGGTCAGCCTGTGGCACGCCGACCCCGACCTCAAGGGTGTCGACGCGGTCGTCGTTCCGGGCGGCTTCTCCTACGGTGACTACCTGCGGTGCGGGGCCATCGCCCGGTTCGCGCCGGTGATGGGCGAAGTGGTCGCCGCCGCCGGGCGGGGCATGCCGGTGCTGGGCATCTGCAACGGATTCCAGGTGCTCTGCGAGGCGGGACTGCTGCCCGGTGCGCTGACCCGCAACTCCGGGCTGCACTTCATCTGCCGCGACGTGTGGCTGGAGGTCGCCTCGAATTCGACGGCGTGGACGACGCGCTACGAGCAGGGCGCCGACCTGCTGGTGCCGCTGAAATCCGGCGAGGGCAGGTACGTGGCCGCGCAGAATGTGCTCGACGAACTCGAGGGCGAGGGACGCGTGGTGTTCCGCTACCGGGAGAACCTCAACGGGTCGATGCGCGACATCGCCGGAATCAGCTCCGCCAACGGTCGCGTCGTCGGGTTGATGCCGCACCCCGAGCACGCCACCGAAGCACTCACCGGCCCGTCCGACGACGGGCTGGGCCTGTTCTACTCCGCGCTGGACGCGGTCCTGGCCGCCTAG
- a CDS encoding Dyp-type peroxidase has translation MVRPQPVLTPLSPAAIFLVATINDSPSAPARVRDALAELSGLVRAVGFRVPDAQLRLIAGIGSAAWDRLFCGPRPARLHEFVELTGARHHAPSTPGDLLFHIKGGSLDVCFELGGRVLAAMDGAVTVVDEVHGFKFFEQRDLLGFVDGTENPNGPDAVDAVQIGADDPEFSGASYVHVQRYRHDMDAWNALSVTEQELVIGRTKLEDIELDDAVKPANSHVALNSIEDEDGNELQVVRANMPFGSLGDGESGTYYIAYAADPAVTERMLVNMFIGDPPGNTDRILDFSTAETGSLFFVPTIDFLDDPPELPTESIELAPSPAPPPPPAYPGSLAIGSLKGQPQ, from the coding sequence GATCAACGACAGTCCGTCGGCGCCCGCGCGGGTCCGCGATGCCCTCGCGGAACTGTCCGGCCTGGTCCGCGCGGTCGGTTTCCGGGTGCCCGACGCACAGTTGCGGCTGATCGCCGGTATCGGTTCGGCCGCCTGGGACCGGTTGTTCTGCGGTCCGCGGCCCGCCCGGCTGCACGAGTTCGTGGAGCTCACCGGCGCCCGCCACCACGCCCCGTCCACCCCGGGCGATCTGCTGTTCCACATCAAGGGCGGCTCGCTGGACGTCTGCTTCGAGCTCGGCGGCCGGGTCCTCGCGGCGATGGACGGCGCGGTGACCGTCGTCGACGAGGTGCACGGGTTCAAGTTCTTCGAGCAGCGCGACCTGCTGGGCTTCGTCGACGGCACCGAGAATCCGAACGGACCGGATGCGGTGGACGCGGTGCAGATCGGCGCCGACGACCCCGAGTTCTCTGGCGCCAGCTACGTGCACGTGCAGCGCTACCGCCACGACATGGACGCGTGGAACGCGCTCAGCGTCACCGAGCAGGAACTGGTGATCGGCCGCACCAAACTCGAGGACATCGAACTCGACGACGCGGTCAAACCCGCCAACTCGCACGTCGCACTGAACTCGATCGAGGACGAGGACGGCAACGAGCTGCAGGTGGTGCGCGCCAACATGCCGTTCGGCAGCCTCGGTGACGGCGAGTCGGGCACGTACTACATCGCCTACGCCGCGGATCCCGCCGTCACCGAGCGGATGCTGGTCAACATGTTCATCGGTGATCCACCGGGCAACACCGACCGCATCCTCGACTTCTCCACCGCCGAGACCGGATCGCTGTTCTTCGTCCCCACCATCGATTTCCTCGACGATCCCCCGGAGCTTCCGACCGAGAGCATCGAGCTCGCGCCATCCCCCGCACCTCCTCCGCCACCGGCATATCCGGGCTCGCTGGCGATCGGCAGTCTGAAAGGGCAACCGCAATGA
- a CDS encoding family 1 encapsulin nanocompartment shell protein — MNNLYRELAPVTDAAWAEIEQEATRTFKRHIAGRRVVDVSEPGGPVTAAVSTGHLLDVTAPGDGVIAHLRDARPLVRLRVPFTVLRADIDDVERGSQDSDWDPVKDAAKKLAFVEDRAIFEGYEAAHIGGVRKCSSNPALALPDDPREIPDVIAQALSELRLAGVDGPYSVLLSADVYTKVAETTAHGYPILEHINRLVDGDIIWAPAIDGAFVMSTRGGDFDLQLGTDVSIGYLSHDAETVQLYLQETMTFLCYTAEASVALTP; from the coding sequence ATGAACAACCTGTACCGAGAACTGGCACCGGTCACCGACGCCGCCTGGGCCGAGATCGAGCAGGAGGCCACCCGCACGTTCAAGCGGCACATCGCCGGCCGTCGCGTCGTCGACGTCAGCGAGCCCGGCGGTCCGGTGACCGCCGCGGTGAGCACCGGCCACCTGCTGGATGTCACCGCTCCCGGTGACGGTGTGATCGCCCACCTGCGGGATGCGCGACCGCTGGTACGGCTGCGGGTGCCGTTCACCGTCCTGCGCGCCGACATCGACGACGTCGAGCGGGGCTCACAGGATTCGGACTGGGATCCGGTCAAGGACGCGGCCAAGAAGCTGGCCTTCGTCGAGGACCGGGCGATCTTCGAGGGATACGAGGCGGCCCACATCGGCGGCGTCCGCAAGTGCAGTTCCAACCCGGCGCTCGCGTTGCCGGACGACCCGCGCGAGATTCCCGACGTGATCGCCCAGGCACTCAGCGAGTTGCGGCTTGCCGGGGTGGACGGCCCCTACAGCGTGTTGCTGTCGGCCGACGTCTACACCAAGGTGGCCGAGACCACCGCGCACGGCTATCCGATCCTCGAGCACATCAACCGCCTGGTCGACGGTGACATCATCTGGGCGCCCGCCATCGACGGTGCGTTCGTGATGTCCACCCGCGGAGGCGATTTCGACCTCCAGCTGGGTACCGACGTCTCCATCGGCTACCTGTCCCACGACGCCGAGACCGTGCAGCTGTACCTGCAGGAGACCATGACGTTCCTGTGCTACACCGCCGAGGCGTCGGTCGCGCTGACGCCCTAG
- a CDS encoding MBL fold metallo-hydrolase, with the protein MQLTHFGHSCLLASFPDGSGSQTTVLFDPGTFSHGFEGITGLSAILVTHQHPDHADTERLPALIEANPDAALYADPQTAAQLGEPWQAVNVGDQLSIGHLTVRGTGGTHAVIHPELPVIDNISYLVGDGEHAAKLMHPGDALFVPDEPVEVLATPAAAPWMKISEAVDYLRAVAPTHAVPIHQGIIDPVARPIFYGRLTEMTDTDFQVLEPESGTEF; encoded by the coding sequence ATGCAGCTCACACACTTCGGCCATTCCTGCCTGCTGGCGAGCTTTCCCGACGGGTCGGGCTCGCAGACCACCGTGCTGTTCGACCCCGGCACCTTCTCCCACGGCTTCGAGGGCATCACCGGTCTGTCGGCGATCCTGGTCACCCACCAGCATCCCGACCACGCCGACACCGAGCGGCTGCCGGCACTGATCGAGGCGAACCCGGACGCCGCGCTGTACGCCGATCCGCAGACCGCCGCCCAACTCGGCGAGCCCTGGCAGGCCGTCAATGTCGGCGACCAGTTGTCGATCGGTCATCTCACCGTGCGCGGCACCGGTGGCACGCATGCCGTCATCCACCCCGAGCTTCCCGTGATCGACAACATCTCCTACCTGGTGGGCGACGGCGAGCACGCTGCGAAGCTGATGCATCCCGGCGACGCTCTGTTCGTCCCCGACGAGCCGGTCGAGGTGCTGGCCACTCCGGCGGCGGCGCCGTGGATGAAGATCTCCGAGGCGGTGGACTACCTGCGCGCGGTGGCGCCGACCCACGCCGTGCCCATTCACCAGGGCATCATCGACCCGGTCGCGCGACCGATCTTCTACGGCCGCCTCACCGAGATGACCGACACCGACTTCCAGGTCCTCGAACCCGAGAGCGGCACCGAGTTCTGA